DNA from Streptomyces luteogriseus:
CCGTACCCATGCCCACAAGTACCCCACCCCGCCACACTGACCAGCGACGATGCCCTACGCCTCACGAACTACAGCTGCCGTGACTTTCACCGACGAAACGTAAGCATTCAGAAGGTCGGCCGTGCGTCCGTCTCCTGACGATGTGACAGGTGCGGGGTGGGTGCGGCGGGATCCGTGGTCATGTCGTCCGCTCTGGAGTCTGCGTCGCGTGAGGATCTCCTCACACTGATCGGACTGCTCCAGCGGCAGGGTTGCGGCCGCAGGGGCGCGGGTCGAAGCGGCAGAGGCCCAGGCGGCCGAACTCGCGGTGGCCAACGAGCGGTTGACGGCGCGGGTGGCGGAGTTGGAGCGGCGTCTTGGCCGGAACTCGGACAACTCCTCGGTGCCGCCCTCCTCGGACGTCTTCGGGCGGCCGGCGAAGAAGCCGCAGCCCAGGAGCGGACGTAGGCGAGGCCGTCAGCCCGGCACCGGCGGGGCGGGTCTGGCCATGGCCGAGAAGCCCGATGCCACCGAAGACCATGTCCCGGCGGCCTGTACCGGCTGCGGAAGCACGCTGGATCAGGGCGAGCGTGCCGTGCTCGACGCCGAATGGCTGCTCGGTACCCGCGCCACCGCCCTCGATCCAGCCTCAGGGGCGCTCACCCTCGCCGACGGGCGAAGCCTGCACACGGACGGTGGTCATCGCCACGGGAGCCCGCGCTCGCACACTCCCCGGAATGCCGCGGCTGCGCGGCGTGCACACCCTCCGCACGCTCGACGACGCACGCCGATTGCGCGAGGACCTGTCCCGGCCCGGCCGGGTCGTCGTGGTGGGAGGCGCGTTCATCGGCGCGGAGGTCTCCTCCTCAGCGCGTGCCCTCGGACACGAGGTGACCATCGTCGAGTCCGAACAGAAGCCGCTGCTACGTCAGTTGGGACCCAAAGCCGCTGGCATCCTGAGCCGCCTGCACACGGACCACGGGGTCGCTCTGGTGACCGGCGTGGGTGTCACGGGCCTCGTCGGCGAGGACGGGGACGGCCGCCGGGCTGGCGGTTACAGCCTGGAAGCAGGAAGCCACGGAGTCCCGTCCGAGGACTGCGCCGGGTAGCGGCACAGTCCTCGGACGGGAAGGCCGGGATCCTTGGGCTTCAGCCCGAGGATCAAGTCGACGCGGTGCGGTTAGGCGGCGCGGGTGAACTGCCACCAGTTCATGTTGAACAGGTAGCCGCTGCCGCCGGTGAACCGCAGGTAGAGGTCCTGGGTTCCCGTCGCGCCGCTCACTGGGCAGGTCACCGTGGTCCAGGTCTGCCAGCCGCCGGTGTTCGGCACAGTGCACCGGCCCACGACCGTCCCGCTCGGACTGCCCAGGCGCAGCTCGACGGTGCCGCCGCCGGTGGCGGAGGCCACGCGCGCGGTGTAGGAGGACGCGCCCGGCCCGAAGGCCGCGCCCTTGACCTTGATGTAGTCGCCGTTTTCGATCCAGCCGACGTTCATTCCGCCGTCACTGGTCCATTCGGTCTCGATCCCGGAACCCCAGGCGATCGTCTCGGCCTCCTGGCGTACGTACGGGTCGAGCGCACCGACCTGGGGTGCGCCGGTGTCCGTCATGTTGATCGTCGGGATCGTTCCGTCAGCGTTGTAGGAGAACTTCTCCACTGCGACCGAGCGGGTGAAGTTGCCGCCGCCCGAGAGGGCGCCGTTTTGGTAGAAGAAATACGAGTTGCCCTGAAAGTCCACGATGCCCGCGTGGTTGGTGAAGCTGTTGCCCTGGGTGGGCATGACTGTTCCACGGTAGGTCCACGGCCCGGTCGGGCTGGGTGCCGTGGAGTAGGCGATGAACTCCGCGCAGCACCTGGCCGCGAACACCATGTAGTACAGGCCGTTGCGCTTGTAGACCCAGGGTGCTTCTTCGTACAGCGTGGGGCGGTCGGGGTTGTCGGTGCGGGTTCCGAAGCCCGCGGTGGTGAGCGGGATTTGGGCGGGGCTGCCTGCGTAGGAGGTCATGTCCGCGTTCAGCTTGACGTACCACAGGTTCGGGTTGCCCCAGTACAGGTAGGCCTGGCCGTCGTCGTCGATGAAGACGGTCGGGTCGATCTCGGTGTTCTCCATCAGCGGGTGGCCGAGGGCGTCCCGGAACGGGCCGGTGGGGCTGTCCGACACAGCCACGCCGATGGCCATCCGGCCGGTCGCCCGGGCCGTCACCGGCACATACCAGTAGAACTTGCCACCCCGTTCGACGGCCTGGCCCGCCCACGCGTCGGCGGACGCCCAGCTGAAGGTGGCCAGGCTGAGCGGTGAGCCGTGGTCGGTCCAGTTGACCATGTCGGCGGAGGACCACACCCGCCAGTCCTTCATCACGAAGGAGGTGGAGCCGTCCTCGTCGTGCCCGGTGTAGAGGTAGACCCGTCCGTTGTGCACCAGCGGGGCAGGGTCGGCGGTGTAGACGTGCTGCACGATCGGGTTGTCGGCCCTGGCCGCGGTGGGCTGCACCGCGGCGGGAACGACGGCGAACACCAGCAGGAGGCCCACCACCCAGGCGGCTGCCCGGGTGAGTCTCGTACCGGTGGCGGGTGATCTCACTGCGGTCGGGTGAGCCGTTGGCCCGTGGACGGCGGTACTGGCCATGTGTGGTCCTTCCTGGTGCTGCGGGGTCGGGGACTGAGCGGCTGGTCAGGTGCGGGGGAGGGACGTTGCTGCGCTCGGGGTGTGGTCAGCGCGAACCGTGCGATACGGACGGAGCCGCCGAGTGGTCGCCTAGTCCAGCTGGATGGTCGCGGTGGAGGTGGGTCCCTGCATCCGGTGGGTGAGGGTATTGCGGGCCCAGTACAGGTCGTTGGTGACCGTCGCGGTGCGCAGGGTCAGGCCGTCCTTCGGTTTCACGGTCGTTCCGTCGAAGGTGTCGCCGCCGGTCAGTGGGGTGACCTGGCGGGGTGGGGGCGGCAGGACGGGGTGGGGGCGGCAGGACGGGGCTGGGGTACGACGTGCCCCAGGCACGGCCTACGAGTTGGACGACGAGCCGGCCGCGCCAGGCCTGACAGGAGGACCACGGCCGCGCGGCACAGGCACGGGCGTGGTGCGGGTGACGTCACA
Protein-coding regions in this window:
- a CDS encoding glycoside hydrolase family 43 protein — protein: MASTAVHGPTAHPTAVRSPATGTRLTRAAAWVVGLLLVFAVVPAAVQPTAARADNPIVQHVYTADPAPLVHNGRVYLYTGHDEDGSTSFVMKDWRVWSSADMVNWTDHGSPLSLATFSWASADAWAGQAVERGGKFYWYVPVTARATGRMAIGVAVSDSPTGPFRDALGHPLMENTEIDPTVFIDDDGQAYLYWGNPNLWYVKLNADMTSYAGSPAQIPLTTAGFGTRTDNPDRPTLYEEAPWVYKRNGLYYMVFAARCCAEFIAYSTAPSPTGPWTYRGTVMPTQGNSFTNHAGIVDFQGNSYFFYQNGALSGGGNFTRSVAVEKFSYNADGTIPTINMTDTGAPQVGALDPYVRQEAETIAWGSGIETEWTSDGGMNVGWIENGDYIKVKGAAFGPGASSYTARVASATGGGTVELRLGSPSGTVVGRCTVPNTGGWQTWTTVTCPVSGATGTQDLYLRFTGGSGYLFNMNWWQFTRAA
- a CDS encoding FAD-dependent oxidoreductase gives rise to the protein MPRLRGVHTLRTLDDARRLREDLSRPGRVVVVGGAFIGAEVSSSARALGHEVTIVESEQKPLLRQLGPKAAGILSRLHTDHGVALVTGVGVTGLVGEDGDGRRAGGYSLEAGSHGVPSEDCAG